Proteins from one Hyperolius riggenbachi isolate aHypRig1 chromosome 4, aHypRig1.pri, whole genome shotgun sequence genomic window:
- the LOC137504701 gene encoding oocyte zinc finger protein XlCOF6.1-like, with protein MGNFQGYCHGSKERHKGNLVKHERTHTGDKLHLCAECGKCFVQKSQLLVRHERSHTGEKPHSGAECGKCFVHKSLLVRPKRFHLGENPYSCAEWGKCFVHKSLLRSHTGKKYYSCSECGKCVWQKSLLVTHERTHTGEKPYLYGQCGKCFAQKSVSLLLSNA; from the exons ATGGGTAATTTCCAAGGATACTGTCATGGGAGTAaggaaag acataaaggaaaccttgtcaaacatgagagaactcacactggtgataaACTgcatttatgtgctgagtgtgggaaatgttttgttcagaagtCACAACTT TTAGTCAggcatgaaagatctcacactggtgagaagccacattcaggtgctgagtgtgggaaatgttttgttcataaATCACTTCTAGTCAGGCCTAAGAGATTTCACCTGGGTGAGAATCcctattcctgtgctgagtgggggaaatgttttgttcataaATCACTTCTA agatctcacactggaaaGAAGtactattcatgttctgagtgtgggaaatgtgttTGGCAAAAATCACTGCTTGTTACACATGAGAggactcacactggtgaaaagccctatttgtATGgtcagtgtggaaaatgttttgcacagaaatcagttTCCTTGTTGTTGAGCAATGCTTGa